A stretch of DNA from Rhodococcus sp. NBC_00297:
CTTCGGCGCACGCAAGATCTTCGACGACGACACGATGCCGGGAAAGTATGTCAACACCCCGGAGACGTTGCTGTACAAGAAGTCTCAGGTGCTGTTCGGCCTCGACCTGGCGAAGAAGGACATCGCCAAGGGGCATCAGGCCGTCGTCGTCGAGGGCTACACCGACGTCATGGCCATGCACCTGGCGGGAGTCAAGACGGCGGTCGCCTCGTGCGGTACCGCTTTCGGTGACGAGCACCTCGCGCTCCTGCGTCGGCTGCTGATGGACGACAAGTTCTGGCGCGGCGAGATCATCTACACCTTCGACGGGGACTCCGCCGGTCAGGCCGCCGCGATGAAGGCCTTCTCGGGAGACCAGAAGCTCGCCGGCCAGACGTTCATCGCGGTGGCTCCGGACGGGATGGATCCGTGCGACCTGCGCCTCGAGAAGGGGGACGCGGCAGTACGTGATCTCGTCGCGCGTCGTACCCCGCTCTTCGAGTTCGCCATTCGCGGCGCTCTGTCCGAGTGCGATCTCGACACCGCCGAGGGGCAGGTCGAAGCCCTGCGCCGCACCGTGCCGATGGTCGCGCAGATGAAGGACCGTGCGCTCCGCGACAACTACGCGGCTCGGCTCAGCGGCTGGGTGGGCTGGATAGACGAGCGCATGGTGGTCAATCGGGTGCGCGAGGAAGCGGCCAAGATCGCGAAGGGTGGCGCTCCGGCGCCGCTCCGGCGGCCGGTGCGCAGTACCGAGACCGAGAAGGCCGCGCCGGTCGGACCGGCCCATCCGGCGCGCAACGACCCCACGCTGTGGCCGCAGCGCGAAGCCCTCAAGGCAGTCATGCAGCACCCCGGTATCGCCGGGTCCGTGTTCGATTCGCTGCCCCCCGAGACGTTCGGGCACCCGGCGTACGCCGCGGTGTCCGAGGCGGTCCGCGAGGCCGGTGGAACGGCCGCGGGGCTCGGGGGCGGGGAGTGGCTCGACGCCGTCGGCAAGAAGGCGGAGCCGAAGGGATTGCGCTCCCTGGTCACGGAACTGGCCGTCGAGGCCATGCCCATCTCCGACGAGGCGACCCCGCGCTACATCTCGGGGGTGCTCGCGCGTCTGCAGGAGGTGTGGGTCGGCCGGCAGGTCGCGGAACTGAAGTCGAAGCTGCAGCGCATGTCACCCATCGAGAAGCCGGACGACTACAACGCGCTGTTCGGCGACCTCATCGCGCTCGAGCAGTACCGCCGCAGCCTGTTGGAGCAGGCCGTCGGCAGCACCACGGACGCGGAGTTCCCCGCCGTCTAGAGCTTGTCGTGCGGGATGTAGAGCTGAGTGTCGTCGACCTGCTTCATCGGCTCGAGCTTCGGCTGCGTGCTGAGGGTGTCGGCCAACTTCTGGCGTCCGGCCGACACGACCTTCTTCGTCGCGGGGCTCGACGCCACCGCCTT
This window harbors:
- the dnaG gene encoding DNA primase — translated: MAGRIPERDVAAIRERTRIEDIVGEYVALKAPRGDSMSGLCPFHDEKNPSFHVRPNHGTFHCFGCGEGGDVYTFLQKIEHITFVESVEQLADRLSYSISYEGGGTSVQRDRGTRSRLVAANAAAQQFYAEQLGSPEAQAARDYLTQRNFDAAAAQEFGCGFAPSGWDTLTKHLLNKGFEFKELEAAGLSREGKRGPMDRFHRRLLWPIRNLSGDVIGFGARKIFDDDTMPGKYVNTPETLLYKKSQVLFGLDLAKKDIAKGHQAVVVEGYTDVMAMHLAGVKTAVASCGTAFGDEHLALLRRLLMDDKFWRGEIIYTFDGDSAGQAAAMKAFSGDQKLAGQTFIAVAPDGMDPCDLRLEKGDAAVRDLVARRTPLFEFAIRGALSECDLDTAEGQVEALRRTVPMVAQMKDRALRDNYAARLSGWVGWIDERMVVNRVREEAAKIAKGGAPAPLRRPVRSTETEKAAPVGPAHPARNDPTLWPQREALKAVMQHPGIAGSVFDSLPPETFGHPAYAAVSEAVREAGGTAAGLGGGEWLDAVGKKAEPKGLRSLVTELAVEAMPISDEATPRYISGVLARLQEVWVGRQVAELKSKLQRMSPIEKPDDYNALFGDLIALEQYRRSLLEQAVGSTTDAEFPAV